A window of Mycolicibacterium fluoranthenivorans contains these coding sequences:
- a CDS encoding antibiotic biosynthesis monooxygenase: MDAKRNTDMAATVIIGQRVRAGQEREFEAWQLDLNRAASEYPGFLAAEVSPPTAVQPDWVVVYRFDSVAHVQAWINSATRQDRLAAGADYLDGPGTQQVIGGGARRTDPLVTVVVSHRVSPEHVEDFLAWQQRLRLAESTFRGFRGAELFRPVAGVQDEWTALYRYENADDLDAWLISPERRALLAEGERFSDFHARTIDNSFGSWFAFDEHGAPAAPPSDVKTSLAVWVGLYPTVVLLSLALSPLKMPLWLGMLVGNLLSSFAMSFITMPYYVNPLLKHWLRPPPDAPVAKTNWRGIGTVAAVMAATTAAVYLGTRVFWHLP, translated from the coding sequence ATGGATGCGAAGAGGAACACCGACATGGCGGCCACCGTCATCATCGGCCAGCGGGTGCGCGCCGGCCAGGAGCGTGAATTCGAAGCGTGGCAACTGGATCTGAACCGGGCGGCCTCGGAGTACCCCGGCTTCCTGGCCGCCGAGGTCAGTCCGCCCACCGCGGTACAACCCGACTGGGTGGTGGTGTACCGGTTCGATTCGGTGGCCCACGTGCAGGCCTGGATCAACAGCGCCACCCGGCAGGACCGCCTCGCCGCGGGTGCGGACTATCTCGACGGCCCCGGCACGCAGCAGGTCATCGGCGGCGGCGCCCGCCGGACCGACCCGCTGGTGACGGTGGTGGTCAGTCACCGGGTGAGCCCGGAGCACGTCGAGGATTTCCTGGCCTGGCAGCAGCGGCTTCGGTTGGCGGAGAGCACGTTCCGCGGGTTCCGCGGCGCCGAACTGTTCCGCCCGGTCGCCGGGGTGCAGGATGAGTGGACAGCGCTGTACCGCTACGAGAACGCCGACGATCTGGATGCCTGGCTGATCTCCCCCGAACGCCGCGCACTCCTCGCCGAGGGCGAGCGGTTCTCCGACTTCCACGCCCGCACCATCGACAACTCATTCGGCAGCTGGTTCGCCTTCGACGAGCACGGCGCACCCGCGGCGCCGCCGTCGGATGTCAAGACCTCCCTGGCCGTCTGGGTCGGCCTCTACCCGACGGTGGTACTGCTGTCGCTGGCGCTGTCGCCGTTGAAGATGCCGTTGTGGTTGGGCATGCTGGTCGGAAATCTGTTGTCCAGCTTCGCCATGAGCTTCATCACCATGCCCTATTACGTCAACCCGCTGCTCAAACACTGGCTGCGTCCGCCACCGGATGCTCCTGTGGCCAAGACGAACTGGCGGGGCATCGGCACCGTGGCCGCGGTCATGGCAGCCACCACCGCGGCGGTATATCTCGGGACCAGGGTGTTCTGGCACCTGCCCTAG